TTAAAAGGGATTGCGAAACCTCTTTGTAAATCATTTTAACCCTCCCTTTTTTTATTGTTGAAACCTGCCCTGGATTAAAAGGGATTGCGAATCTTCCGGTTTTGGTTTGTGCCATACTGGGAATTCAAATACGAGTTGAAACCTGCCCTGGATTAAAAGGGATTGCGAAACAGGACATTTTTCTAACATAACCTTACCTCCTTTTTAAGTTGAAACCTGCCCTGGATTAAAAGGGATTGCGAAAAATTGCTCTATCCTCTCAAACTCAACTACTCTAAATGTTGAAACCTGCCCTGGATTAAAAGGGATTGCGACACTTTTATTTACTTTTCCTCCGATTTCGTTCCAAATATTAATGTTGAAACCTGCCCTGGATTAAAAGGGATTGCGAAATACAAACCTCTTTACCCTCAGCACAAAGCTCTTCATATGTGTTGAAACCTGCCCTGGATTAAAAGGGATTGCGAATGTGGTAATTTTTTTTATCATGGCTTACACCTCTTTTTTAGTTGAAACCTGCCCTGGATTAAAAGGGATTGCGAAAAATGATTTAATTAAATGTTGATAGTTCAACCAAAAGGTTGAAACCTGCCCTGGATTAAAAGGGATTGCGAAAAGAGAGGAGTGGAGGATTTATTCAATTTTGATGGTAATTTCGGGTTGAAACCTGCCCTGGATTAAAAGGGATTGCGAAATACAAACCTCTTTACCCTCAGCACAAAGCTCTTCATATGTGTTGAAACCTGCCCTGGATTAAAAGGGATTGCGAATCTTTTTTTTCTGGCATAATAACCCTCCTTTATATTTTGTTGAAACCTGCCCTGGATTAAAAGGGATTGCGAAATAAGATCCCTGTCTTCTCCTATGATAATGAATTTTTTGTTGAAACCTGCCCTGGATTAAAAGGGATTGCGAATATACAAAAGCCACTTTCCTTATAATAAGGACAATTTTTAGTTGAAACCTGCCCTGGATTAAAAGGGATTGCGAAAAATGATTTAATTAAATGTTGATAGTTCAACCAAAAGGTTGAAACCTGCCCTGGATTAAAAGGGATTGCGAATTGACACCTCCGTAAACTTTCGTATCGGCTGTATAATAGAAGTTGAAACCTGCCCTGGATTAAAAGGGATTGCGAAGATCTAAATCTACCTCCCCTTCCCTTTTCTCTTTCAAATGGGTTGAAACCTGCCCTGGATTAAAAGGGATTGCGACTTTTTCATTTTTGTCCTCCTCCTTTTGATTTTTTATTTTTATGTTGAAACCTGCCCTGGATTAAAAGGGATTGCGACACTTTTATTTACTTTTCCTCCGATTTCGTTCCAAATATTAATGTTGAAACCTGCCCTGGATTAAAAGGGATTGCGAATTAACATCTGCAAAATTTATAGGAATGTTAATGGTTGAAACCTGCCCTGGATTAAAAGGGATTGCGAATTTGCCATTTCCTTTCTCATAAGTCTCACCTCCTTATTTGTTGAAACCTGCCCTGGATTAAAAGGGATTGCGAAAAGTTGCTACTTTTTCAATCATAGTTTTCCCCCTTTTTAGTGGTTGAAACCTGCCCTGGATTAAAAGGGATTGCGACGCAGACTTTATGACATCAGAAAGTCTAATCTGAGAAGGTTGAAACCTGCCCTGGATTAAAAGGGATTGCGACTTCTGTCCAGCCCAGCCCTAATAATTTGATATTGATTAGTTGAAACCTGCCCTGGATTAAAAGGGATTGCGACCCTAAAAAATTGGGCAACTCTAAAAACTACTGAAAGAACACGTTGAAACCTGCCCTGGATTAAAAGGGATTGCGACACTTTTATTTACTTTTCCTCCGATTTCGTTCCAAATATTAATGTTGAAACCTGCCCTGGATTAAAAGGGATTGCGAATTAACATCTGCAAAATTTATAGGAATGTTAATGGTTGAAACCTGCCCTGGATTAAAAGGGATTGCGAATTTGCCATTTCCTTTCTCATAAGTCTCACCTCCTTATTTGTTGAAACCTGCCCTGGATTAAAAGGGATTGCGAAAAGTTGCTACTTTTTCAATCATAGTTTTCCCCCTTTTTAGTGGTTGAAACCTGCCCTGGATTAAAAGGGATTGCGACGCAGACTTTATGACATCAGAAAGTCTAATCTGAGAAGGTTGAAACCTGCCCTGGATTAAAAGGGATTGCGACTTCTGTCCAGCCCAGCCCTAATAATTTGATATTGATTAGTTGAAACCTGCCCTGGATTAAAAGGGATTGCGACCCTAAAAAATTGGGCAACTCTAAAAACTACTGAAAGAACACGTTGAAACCTGCCCTGGATTAAAAGGGATTGCGACACTTTTATTTACTTTTCCTCCGATTTCGTTCCAAATATTAATGTTGAAACCTGCCCTGGATTAAAAGGGATTGCGACCCTAAAAAATTGGGCAACTCTAAAAACTACTGAAAGAACACGTTGAAACCTGCCCTGGATTAAAAGGGATTGCGACACCCAGAGAAAAGAATAATCAAACAATCTTATTAAAAATTAGTTGAAACCTGCCCTGGATTAAAAGGGATTGCGACATTAAAGATACAGCCTTCATCACTCCATAACCTTCTATAGGTTGAAACCTGCCCTGGATTAAAAGGGATTGCGACAATATTTTCTACTTTTTCAATTTTGGTATCCCATACTTTAGGTTGAAACCTGCCCTGGATTAAAAGGGATTGCGACATATGTTTTTGCGGTGATTATTCCTTGACCTACTGATTTCAGTTGAAACCTGCCCTGGATCAAAAGGGATTGCGACGTATAAATTTCTTTGCTTCTTCAAGTTGATAGTTTAAATCGTTGAAACCTGCCCTGGATCAAAAGGGATTGCGACTTGGGGATCAAAAAAGATTGCGGCCGTCTACTTGCAAAGTAAGACCAAACAACCTTCTTTGGTTTCTGATTTAAAAATTTTTAAAAATTGGTTATAGAAATTTCTTTAAATATTCAATCCATTCATTGGGGAGACTGTTTTCAATGGCTCCTTTGAGAATGGTTTCTATATAGGATCTCGGTGGTTTCCCTCTTTCCTTTGGTTCTGGTCTCACATAAGCTATAGCTTTTATTTTTTTTACCCATCTCTGGTAGAAAAACTCCAAATTCCTTTCTTGTGTAACTAAAAGGATAGCCTTCATACTTATCTAAACAATTAATAAGATCATCAAAGGAGTTAAACTTAAATACTACTCCCCAAACCCTTTCGTTTGGATTTTCAACCATATTAGCAGTGGGACCACCCCTCGTACTTGAATATCCATCAAATACAAGTTCATAGCCTTCAACATACCCAATACCAATCTTTTTCCAGAGGTTGCCACAACGCTCCTTCATCTGCTCTAAACTCATGTTTGAACCATATGCAAAATAGTAAACCATAATGCCTCCTTTAATTTAATTAATTTTATTAAATTTTATTTACATCTTTCCAATTTCCTGAAGGAATAAGAAGTTTGTTATCTACCCCTTTATTATAAAGATAGGCATAAACGGAAATAATGGTTCCATCTTCAAGCACAACCTCTATGAGCTCTCTTTTGAATAATTCAGGTACTCCTTCAATCAAGTCAAGCCTTTCAAGCAGGCTTTCTGGTATCTCGTAGACTTCACCTATAACTTCGCCCTCACCCTGTACCATACCTGGAAATGAGCTAACATTGTAGAGAAGAAAGCCTTTGGCTTTAGCATAGCCCAGAAATTTACAATCAGCTAAAGTACTATGTCTACATTCTCCTTTTCTTAAGGTTCCATAAACAAAAAGTTTAGGCATAACTTAAAGTATCCTTAGTAGAATTGGTTAAGGCACGTTCTTTTCACTAATGTTTTATCTGGAAAATACCTCTATATTCTCCTCTTTATCTCCTTTGCTAATCTTTCAAGCTGATTAGTGTATAAATAAACTGCCTTAGGGGATACTTTATCCCATCTTTCCTTTAAATTTAATATCCCCTCTTTAGCAGATTCTTCGTTATCCGCTCTATATTATTCTTCTTAACTTTTCCACTAAACGCACTTACTTCATCTTCGGTTACCTTTATTAACCCCCACTCCTGACCCTCGAGGCGCTTCTAAAGATAGTTACTTACTAATTATGAAAAAACTTGAAAGGTTTGAAAATTTAATTAAAATTTCTCAAAACTTTGAAATTGAAAAAACTTAATTTATTTGAAAAGATTTAAATTGTGTAAATAATGTTTTTTCATCGTTTACAGTGGTTGAATCATAGCTAAAGGATTAATCTCTGCTAGATATTTTAGACTATGAAAAAGAAAAATGAAGAACTAAAATAGGGGGGTACAAAAGATGGAAGAGGAAAAAATTCATCCAAAAGTTCGTAATAGAAGAGTTCATCTTGCAAATGAAAGAACATTTCTTTCATGGATAAGAACAAGTATAGGAATAATGGCATTTGGATTTGTTGTTGAAAGGTTTGCTCTTTTTGTAAGACAACTTTCAGTTTTTCTTGGTAAAGAAATTCCTCTAACCCCTCATCATGGATACTCTTCATTTTTTGGAGCTTTTCTTATTGCTCTTGGAGCAGTAATGGGTTTTCTTGCGTTTATAAGATATAAAAGCATTGAAAAACAAATTGATGAGGATACATACAAACCATCTATATTGCTTGATATACTTTTAGTAATCTCACTTCTTGTAATTGCCATTTTTTTAATAATCTATATACTCTATAGCATTTAAAATTTTGCAAATTTTCTGCACTCCCCAAATCCAAAGA
The window above is part of the Thermodesulfobacterium geofontis OPF15 genome. Proteins encoded here:
- a CDS encoding gamma-glutamylcyclotransferase; translation: MKAILLVTQERNLEFFYQRWVKKIKAIAYVRPEPKERGKPPRSYIETILKGAIENSLPNEWIEYLKKFL
- a CDS encoding gamma-glutamylcyclotransferase family protein; translation: MPKLFVYGTLRKGECRHSTLADCKFLGYAKAKGFLLYNVSSFPGMVQGEGEVIGEVYEIPESLLERLDLIEGVPELFKRELIEVVLEDGTIISVYAYLYNKGVDNKLLIPSGNWKDVNKI
- a CDS encoding YidH family protein, which encodes MEEEKIHPKVRNRRVHLANERTFLSWIRTSIGIMAFGFVVERFALFVRQLSVFLGKEIPLTPHHGYSSFFGAFLIALGAVMGFLAFIRYKSIEKQIDEDTYKPSILLDILLVISLLVIAIFLIIYILYSI